In the genome of bacterium, the window AACCCCAATATAGTTCGTTTCGAAATACGACTTAAGGATTTCTACTGTGCTGAGTTTCGCGCGATATATGATCCATAATGCTTGCTGTTGATATGTGCGGTTGATAGCTGGCACGATCAGAATTGGCTGCGCTTCGATAACCGCATCGCATCCGAGCTCTTCACGTATCTCGCGTCGCAGTGCACTATGCAGATCCTCGCCCCATTCCAAGCCGCCGCCCGGCATATCCCAGCTGTCGCGTTCTCGCACAACAAGTAGTTGATTATGTTCGTTTGTGATAAGTGCTTTCACACTGACTCGGTAATAGCAGTTTGGTACATCTGGGCCCATCTTCATAAAACACATCATACGATCCGGACGTACATTCGTCAAAGGTCTGAAGCGAGTGTGTGATCCACCTATCGTCTGGGTATATAATAAGAGTATGAAGCGCTCTGCCTCAGCGATTAGTATCAAGAAGCTCAACAAGTCGTTTGGCAGTAAGCATGCTCTCAAAGACGTGAGCTTCGCAATTCCCGAAGGACAGATATCGGGTTTTTTGGGGCCGAATGGTGCTGGCAAGACCACAACTATCAGATGTCTGATGGATTTTATTCGTGGCGATAGCGGAGAGATCAAAGTTTTGGGGATGGACGCGCGCGAGGATAGTGTGGCGCTCAAAGCGAAGATCGGTTACGTCCCCTCTGATCATCAGCTCAACGAAAAATGGACAGGGGAACAGCATATCACATATATCTCCCAAGCTCGCGGTGTATCGGGTACTGCGCCAGAGATTGTGGAGAGAATGCATCTTGATGTGGGATCAAAAGTAAAGAATCTCTCGAGTGGTAATAAGCAAAAACTTTCCATCATTCTTGCGCTTATCGGCAACCCATCATTACTCGTGCTAGATGAACCTACGCAAGGGCTCGACCCGCTGTTTCAAAACGAAATTTATGAGATCTTGCGTGATTTTCAACAAACAGGTGGTACTGTCTTGATCTCGTCACATAATCTCAGTGAGGTACAGCGTCTGTGTAGCCGAGTTGTGATTATCCGCGATGGCCAAATTATTGCTGAAGAGCCACTCGATAGTTTGCGTGCGCTCAATACCCATGAAATAACAGTCCGGTTTGCCAAGAAAGTATCCCCGAAAGTATTTGAGCGAGATGGTGTTGTTGTGACAGCTCACGCACCAACAGAAATATCCATGAAAGTGCGTGGCGGCCTGGATGCTGTTGTGAAGCAACTCGCAGCCTACTCTGTGGTCGACTTGCAAGTTACTCATGCGTCACTAGAAGAAGTCTTTATGGAGATGTATCAATAATGTATTTGCTCGCACGCACATTGAAGAACCGACTTGTATCGAGTATTGTCTATATTCTTTCTGGAGTAGGTTTTCTGGAGTTGTATATCGCCCTCTATCCATCACTCTCCAAGGAGATTCAGGCATACGATCAACTGGCGAAGGCGTTTCCTGAGGCACTGATGAAGGCCTTTGGTATTGAGGAGCTGATCTTCACGTCGTTTGAGGGATATGTCGCGACTGAGCACTTCAGTTTTATCTGGCCGCTGCTGATTATTTTTATGACTCTAGGATTTGCTGCATCTACATTGGCGGGCGAAATTGAGCGTAGGACATTGGGCCTTACTTTGTCGCAACCAATCTCTCGAACCAGCATATATTTCACTAAGTATCTGGCTGGCGTACTTATAATACTAGCGTTTACGCTAGCCAGTATCTATTCTGTGGTGCCGCTAGCGGCACTGCATGGTGTATCAATTCAGGTCAGTCACTTCTGGAGTATGACCGTGCTTGGCTTCTGTTTTGGGCTCTGCATGTTGTCGCTTGGTTTTGCGATGAGCGCCATCTTTAGTGAGCGCTCGCATGTGTCGATGGCTGCAGGCGGCCTACTGGTCGGCATGTATGTTTTGCGTATCGTCGCTGGTCTCAAGGACAGCTGGAAAGATATTGAATACGCATCGATTTTTCATTATCTCAACACCTCGAAAGCACTTCTGCGTGGTGAGTTGGTAGGTCAAGATATAGCTGTTCTCCTTGGTGCCTCAGTTCTCCTCACACTACTAGGATGGGTGATATTTGTCCAACGTGATGTAGCTGTGTAGATCGCTCAAGCTTGCTTAAGTACTAGCGAAAAGCGCACAATATATGTATTCCGATTCAGATTACGGAATGTACTGAACACTAAATGTATTGCATTTAATATGAAGACCACGGGTGTGTGCACTTCAGCGCCGTGGTGCTATAAGAAAGAGGTGAAAACGCTATGGATCCAATTACAATTGGCGCCGTAATTGTCGCGCTAGCCGCCGGCGTGGGCGCAAAAACTGTCTATGATCAAACTCAAACTAAGGCAAAAAAAGGCGAGGCAAGCAAGATTATCGATGAGGCTAAGGCCAAGGCAAAAGAAGAAGTCTTGAAGGCAAAAGAAGACGCTGTGAAGGTTTTGGAAGACGCTAAAGCAGAAGAAAAGAAGATTCGTGAACGGCTTGATGAAGCTGAGAAACGTGTTGCAAATCGAGAAACGTCGCTGGATGCAAAATTCTCAGAGCTCGAGCGTAAGAGCGACG includes:
- a CDS encoding NUDIX domain-containing protein, with translation MKMGPDVPNCYYRVSVKALITNEHNQLLVVRERDSWDMPGGGLEWGEDLHSALRREIREELGCDAVIEAQPILIVPAINRTYQQQALWIIYRAKLSTVEILKSYFETNYIGVDEFAKSDPAEETWSSPVDFFDALKKILDTKY
- a CDS encoding ABC transporter ATP-binding protein, with product MKRSASAISIKKLNKSFGSKHALKDVSFAIPEGQISGFLGPNGAGKTTTIRCLMDFIRGDSGEIKVLGMDAREDSVALKAKIGYVPSDHQLNEKWTGEQHITYISQARGVSGTAPEIVERMHLDVGSKVKNLSSGNKQKLSIILALIGNPSLLVLDEPTQGLDPLFQNEIYEILRDFQQTGGTVLISSHNLSEVQRLCSRVVIIRDGQIIAEEPLDSLRALNTHEITVRFAKKVSPKVFERDGVVVTAHAPTEISMKVRGGLDAVVKQLAAYSVVDLQVTHASLEEVFMEMYQ
- a CDS encoding ABC transporter permease subunit translates to MLARTLKNRLVSSIVYILSGVGFLELYIALYPSLSKEIQAYDQLAKAFPEALMKAFGIEELIFTSFEGYVATEHFSFIWPLLIIFMTLGFAASTLAGEIERRTLGLTLSQPISRTSIYFTKYLAGVLIILAFTLASIYSVVPLAALHGVSIQVSHFWSMTVLGFCFGLCMLSLGFAMSAIFSERSHVSMAAGGLLVGMYVLRIVAGLKDSWKDIEYASIFHYLNTSKALLRGELVGQDIAVLLGASVLLTLLGWVIFVQRDVAV